Proteins co-encoded in one Funiculus sociatus GB2-C1 genomic window:
- a CDS encoding amidase family protein, translated as MKRTATLVAAQTVALGLLPLGALAATFQLEEATVSEINRAFDAGALTSEQLIELYLNRIDTYDDSLNSIITVNSDALEIAKALDIERQTTGPRSPLHGIPVILKDNYDTFDMPTTGGSAVLKGSVPPDDGFLVKQLRDAGAVIFAKANMSEFAAGVPGGSLAGLTSNPYNLERSPAGSSGGTGAAIAANFGVIGTGSDTGGSIRGPAAANGLVGIKPTLGLTSRDGIIPLALSFDVGGPLTRTVEDAAITLGIMAGIDPADPATLGSEGKFFKDYTQFLDKGALQGARIGVARDFFGRNPEVDQIVENAIAKMKTLGATIVDSVFYPPEILTAKETIYTRVRWPEFKEQIPDYLATVGDQYPKDLDDIIALAEKNDFFKQYPTRLNLFKNEQASASITDPDYIDAFTNGRALVRNATLDLLNANSLDALIYPTSGCPASPLPGITDPTFVCNPGISPTNIANISGFPDVQVPAGFTSDDLPVTISFFGQAYSEPTLLGYAYAFEQATKARRAPELFPALSGEEIEYETVPEPGMIPALAVLGISAFGIKVIRRGKKQNKYRPETVVAE; from the coding sequence ATGAAACGAACGGCTACATTGGTAGCAGCTCAAACGGTAGCACTAGGACTTCTTCCGCTAGGAGCGTTGGCAGCAACGTTTCAGCTAGAAGAGGCAACAGTTTCTGAAATCAATAGAGCGTTTGATGCGGGCGCGCTGACATCTGAACAATTGATTGAGTTATATCTCAATCGAATTGATACATATGATGACAGCCTTAACTCAATTATCACGGTTAATTCAGATGCACTAGAAATTGCTAAAGCGTTAGATATAGAGCGTCAAACAACGGGTCCGAGAAGCCCACTACATGGAATTCCAGTCATTCTCAAAGACAACTACGATACCTTTGATATGCCCACAACGGGGGGTTCAGCGGTTCTTAAAGGGTCGGTGCCTCCAGATGATGGATTTTTGGTGAAGCAACTGCGGGATGCAGGAGCTGTTATCTTTGCCAAGGCAAATATGTCAGAGTTTGCGGCTGGCGTTCCGGGTGGGTCTCTCGCTGGTTTAACAAGCAATCCCTATAACTTAGAGCGCAGCCCGGCTGGCTCTAGCGGTGGTACTGGAGCCGCGATCGCTGCCAACTTCGGCGTGATTGGTACGGGTAGTGATACAGGTGGGTCGATTCGAGGTCCAGCGGCGGCTAATGGACTGGTGGGAATTAAACCCACGCTAGGGTTAACAAGCCGTGACGGCATTATTCCGCTGGCTCTGTCATTTGATGTGGGAGGACCGTTAACTCGAACCGTTGAAGATGCTGCTATTACTCTTGGCATCATGGCAGGTATTGACCCCGCTGATCCAGCAACGCTAGGAAGCGAAGGTAAGTTTTTCAAAGACTACACGCAGTTTCTAGATAAGGGCGCATTGCAAGGTGCACGAATTGGCGTGGCGCGTGATTTCTTTGGTCGTAACCCTGAGGTCGATCAGATTGTTGAGAATGCGATCGCCAAAATGAAAACGTTGGGAGCAACTATTGTTGATTCTGTCTTTTATCCGCCCGAGATTCTTACAGCCAAAGAAACGATTTACACACGAGTTCGATGGCCAGAGTTTAAGGAGCAAATTCCTGATTACTTAGCAACCGTAGGCGATCAATATCCCAAAGATCTTGATGATATCATTGCTCTTGCAGAAAAAAATGACTTTTTTAAGCAGTATCCAACGCGCTTAAATTTGTTTAAGAATGAGCAGGCAAGTGCATCCATTACTGATCCTGATTATATAGATGCGTTTACCAATGGCAGAGCGTTAGTTCGCAATGCGACTCTAGACTTGTTGAATGCCAATAGTCTCGATGCCTTGATTTATCCCACATCAGGCTGTCCAGCGAGCCCACTTCCTGGAATAACTGATCCCACGTTTGTGTGTAACCCAGGGATATCGCCTACAAATATTGCAAACATTTCAGGCTTCCCAGATGTTCAGGTTCCGGCAGGGTTTACCTCCGATGACTTGCCAGTAACAATTTCCTTCTTTGGACAGGCCTACAGCGAGCCAACACTATTGGGCTATGCCTACGCCTTTGAGCAAGCGACTAAAGCTCGTCGCGCTCCAGAATTGTTTCCTGCACTTTCTGGGGAGGAGATTGAGTATGAAACGGTACCTGAACCTGGCATGATTCCGGCACTAGCGGTTTTAGGGATCAGTGCTTTTGGAATTAAGGTCATC